From a single Nocardioides panacis genomic region:
- a CDS encoding TldD/PmbA family protein, translating to MTAASPQELVEHALKATSSDHCVVIVHDSTSANLRWANNTLTTNGVMHSVTVTVVAFHGTGEGTASGSVSGSAASTEQVTRIVEQADAAAKASSPAEDAAELPTGDADADWFDPSGETSIEVYSTFAPALGEAFGRATAEDRILYGFVDHDVTTTYLGSSTGLRLRHVQPTGHYGCTAKPTDLSTSAWVGGATRDFSDVDAHAMDAELVQRLGWASRRVELAAGRYDTVLPPTAVADLMIYAYWTAAAREAHDGQTVFSKRGGGTRIGERLSDKPLQMFSDPTYPRLEATPFVSASSSNAIESVFDNGLPLSRTSWITDGTLTALLQNRYSAKLTGQPVTPYIDNLVVQVDGATGSTQDLVAGVERGLLVTCLWYIREVDPQSLLLTGLTRDGVYLVENGEVTGAVNNFRFNESPVDLLRRFSHASATAPSFSREWGDYFPRTATPALRVPDFNMSTVSQAN from the coding sequence ATGACTGCAGCCAGTCCGCAGGAGCTCGTTGAGCACGCGCTGAAGGCGACCTCCTCCGACCACTGCGTGGTGATCGTGCACGACTCCACCAGCGCGAACCTGCGCTGGGCCAACAACACCCTGACCACCAACGGCGTGATGCACTCCGTCACGGTCACCGTGGTCGCCTTCCACGGCACCGGCGAGGGTACGGCGTCCGGCTCGGTGTCCGGCAGCGCCGCCTCGACCGAGCAGGTCACCCGCATCGTCGAGCAGGCGGACGCCGCCGCGAAGGCGAGCAGCCCGGCGGAGGACGCTGCCGAGCTGCCGACCGGGGACGCCGACGCCGACTGGTTCGACCCGTCCGGGGAGACGTCCATCGAGGTCTACTCGACGTTCGCGCCGGCCCTCGGTGAGGCGTTCGGCCGGGCCACCGCCGAGGACCGGATCCTCTACGGCTTCGTGGACCACGACGTCACGACGACGTACCTCGGCAGCAGCACCGGGCTGCGGCTGCGGCACGTCCAGCCCACCGGGCACTACGGCTGCACCGCCAAGCCGACCGACCTGTCCACGAGCGCCTGGGTCGGCGGCGCGACCCGCGACTTCAGCGACGTCGACGCGCACGCGATGGACGCCGAGCTGGTCCAGCGGCTCGGCTGGGCGTCGCGCCGGGTGGAGCTGGCGGCCGGCCGCTACGACACCGTGCTGCCGCCGACCGCGGTCGCGGACCTGATGATCTACGCCTACTGGACCGCCGCGGCCCGCGAGGCCCACGACGGCCAGACCGTGTTCTCCAAGCGCGGCGGTGGCACGAGGATCGGCGAGCGGCTCTCCGACAAGCCGCTGCAGATGTTCTCCGACCCGACGTACCCCCGGCTCGAGGCCACGCCCTTCGTCAGCGCGTCGTCCAGCAACGCGATCGAGAGCGTCTTCGACAACGGACTGCCGCTGTCGCGCACCAGCTGGATCACGGACGGCACGCTCACCGCGCTGCTGCAGAACCGGTACTCCGCCAAGCTGACCGGCCAGCCCGTCACGCCCTACATCGACAACCTCGTGGTGCAGGTCGACGGCGCCACCGGCAGCACCCAGGACCTGGTCGCCGGCGTGGAGCGCGGCCTGCTGGTCACCTGCCTGTGGTACATCCGGGAGGTGGACCCGCAGTCGCTGCTGCTCACCGGGCTGACCCGGGACGGCGTCTACCTCGTCGAGAACGGCGAGGTCACCGGGGCGGTCAACAACTTCCGGTTCAACGAGAGCCCGGTCGACCTGCTGCGCCGGTTCTCGCACGCGTCGGCGACCGCGCCGAGCTTCTCGCGCGAGTGGGGCGACTACTTCCCGCGCACCGCGACCCCCGCCCTGCGGGTCCCGGACTTCAACATGTCCACGGTCTCCCAGGCCAACTGA
- a CDS encoding DUF7586 domain-containing protein gives MCIPQSGSRASALTNSHGLGIALARGGSGFLVGHTGSMPGFLAGCFADPVRRTAAVVMANATVGMRCEGLVVDLLDTLEQCEGTVPVPWRPSRDVPESVLEILGVWHWGNTALSFAWDEKWLVVSNPVRRAESHRFVPEEGGTFLGTRGYHNGERLHVVRNDDGSINHLVCETFVYTRTPYDPAAPIPGGHPG, from the coding sequence ATGTGCATCCCCCAGTCGGGGTCCCGGGCGAGCGCCCTGACGAACAGCCACGGCCTGGGCATCGCGCTGGCCCGCGGTGGCTCCGGCTTCCTCGTCGGGCACACGGGGTCGATGCCGGGCTTCCTCGCCGGGTGCTTCGCCGACCCCGTCCGTCGTACGGCTGCGGTGGTGATGGCGAACGCCACGGTGGGCATGCGCTGCGAGGGTCTCGTGGTGGACCTGCTCGATACGCTCGAGCAGTGCGAGGGCACGGTCCCGGTGCCGTGGCGGCCGAGCCGCGACGTACCGGAGTCGGTGCTGGAGATCCTGGGCGTGTGGCACTGGGGCAACACGGCGCTCAGCTTCGCGTGGGACGAGAAGTGGTTGGTGGTGTCCAACCCGGTCCGGCGCGCCGAGTCGCACCGCTTCGTGCCCGAGGAGGGCGGCACCTTCCTGGGGACGCGGGGCTACCACAACGGCGAGCGGCTGCACGTCGTGCGCAACGACGACGGCAGCATCAACCACCTGGTGTGCGAGACGTTCGTCTACACCCGGACGCCGTACGACCCGGCCGCGCCGATCCCCGGCGGTCACCCCGGCTGA